The following proteins are encoded in a genomic region of Canis lupus baileyi chromosome 30, mCanLup2.hap1, whole genome shotgun sequence:
- the TFF3 gene encoding trefoil factor 3, producing MRLLGRRGTISERSGPQSPPVTMEARVLWLLVVVLVLGSSSLAVAYQGLATNLCEVPPKDRVDCGYPEITSEQCVNRGCCFDSSIHGVPWCFKPLQDTECRF from the exons ATGCGTCTTCTGGGCCGACGCGGCACGATCTCTGAGCGGTCGGGTCCCCAGAGCCCACCCGTGACCATGGAGGCCAGAGTGCTCTGGCTGCTGGTGGtggtcctggtcctggggtcctcCAGCTTGGCAGTGGCTTACCAGGGCCTGG CGACGAACCTGTGTGAGGTGCCGCCCAAGGACAGGGTGGACTGCGGCTACCCCGAGATCACCTCCGAGCAGTGCGTCAATCGGGGCTGCTGCTTCGACTCCAGCATCCACGGGGTGCCCTGGTGCTTCAAGCCGTTGCAGGACACAG
- the TFF2 gene encoding trefoil factor 2: MDMGPRGLQLLAVLLALGLCALAGAQKPSACQCSRIEASHRKNCGFPGISASECFNTGCCFDSRVPNVPWCFHPLPKQESEQCVMEVAARKNCGYPGISPQECASRNCCFSDTIRNVPWCFFPILNQDCHY; encoded by the exons ATGGACATGGGACCTCGAGGCCTCCAGCTGCTGGCGGTGCTCCTCGCCCTGGGGCTGTGTGCCCTGGCGGGGGCCCAGAAACCTT CCGCCTGCCAGTGCTCGCGGATCGAGGCCTCCCACAGGAAGAACTGTGGCTTCCCGGGCATCAGCGCCTCCGAGTGCTTCAACACGGGCTGCTGCTTCGACTCCAGAGTCCCCAACGTCCCCTGGTGTTTCCATCCCCTCCCGAAGCAAG AGTCGGAGCAGTGTGTCATGGAAGTGGCGGCCCGCAAGAACTGTGGGTACCCGGGCATCAGCCCCCAGGAGTGTGCGTCTCGCAACTGCTGCTTCTCCGACACCATCCGCAACGTGCCCTGGTGCTTCTTCCCAATCCTCAATCAAG ATTGTCATTATTAA